A single genomic interval of Pyrus communis chromosome 7, drPyrComm1.1, whole genome shotgun sequence harbors:
- the LOC137741051 gene encoding transcription factor PRE1-like has translation MSSRRSRQSGTPAIKDDQIIELVSKLRQLVPEIRDRRSNKAPASKVLQETCSYIRNLHREVDDLSERLSQLLSTIDADSPEAAIIRSLIMQ, from the exons ATGTCTAGCAGAAGGTCGAGGCAGTCAGGTACTCCAGCGATCAAAGATGACCAAATCATCGAACTGGTGTCCAAATTACGTCAACTGGTTCCTGAGATTCGAGATAGGCGCTCCAACAAG GCACCAGCATCTAAGGTCCTACAAGAGACTTGCAGCTACATCAGAAACTTACACAGAGAGGTTGACGACCTAAGCGAGCGACTCTCCCAACTGCTCTCTACAATTGATGCTGATAGTCCGGAGGCCGCTATAATTAGGAGCTTGATTATGCAGTAG
- the LOC137739297 gene encoding uncharacterized protein, with the protein MVTANQLQIMQPPITSLISTVSTLVTIKLDDSNYLTWHFQMQLLLECHGIMGFLNGSNPCPTRFVSSGFGGSNVDYGDSSSRTETDAYKVWKMHDRALMQLIIVTLSPSAMKSELQNIKKWPNSISQYLQRIKETSDYLAATEVHFEDDDIVILTLNGLSG; encoded by the exons ATGGTGACTGCCAACCAACTACAAATTATGCAACCGCCCATCACCTCTCTTATCTCTACTGTTTCTACGTTGGTGACTATCAAACTGGATGATTCCAACTACCTCACCTGGCATTTTCAGATGCAATTGCTACTCGAATGTCATGGAATTATGGGGTTCTTGAATGGTTCTAACCCTTGTCCTACAAGGTTTGTTTCTTCTGGTTTTGGGGGTTCTAATGTCGATTATGGGGATTCATCATCAAGAACTGAAACAGATGCATACAAGGTCTGGAAAATGCATGATCGAGCCTTGATGCAGCTCATTATTGTCACACTTTCCCCATCGGCT ATGAAGTCTGAGTTACAAAATATCAAGAAATGGCCTAATTCAATATCCCAATACTTGCAGAGAATCAAGGAAACTAGTGATTATTTGGCAGCTACAGAAGTgcattttgaagatgatgatattGTCATATTGACTCTTAATGGCTTATCTGGATAA